In one Zonotrichia albicollis isolate bZonAlb1 chromosome 14, bZonAlb1.hap1, whole genome shotgun sequence genomic region, the following are encoded:
- the LOC141730871 gene encoding syntaxin-1A homolog has translation MRDRLAELQQRVAAEGDPHDDSLSFDNPAFVGDDASPVGRALREAAELWRALERLEQLSESIDRTQQSVLCCTSEESIAREKSGLGAARAAFARQAAALQPRLGAPPAAPVGGSGRAGPRVRQTQLWLLLRRYGAVLARHYARESRYRHRLKEQIQRQAELAGINLGVQDVDLLAESPQGPRIVGRDLEELRAKHHLGLAQARQRQLMELEAQLLELRGLFVQLEGLLAQQHGAADSVEQHVLRTLDYAAQTGGGVKRAAKYQRPSRRSALLRAALGLCSCCPCLPCPGRGLR, from the coding sequence ATGAGGGACCGGCTGGCGGAGCTGCAGCAGCGAGTGGCGGCCGAGGGGGACCCACACGACGACTCCCTGAGCTTCGACAACCCCGCGTTCGTCGGGGACGACGCCAGCCCCgtgggccgggcgctgcgggAGGCGGCCGAGCTGTGGCGGGCGCTGGagcggctggagcagctctcGGAGAGCATCGACAGGACGCAGCAGTCGGTGCTGTGCTGCACCTCGGAGGAGAGCATCGCCCGCGAGAAGAGCGGCCTCGGAGCGGCCCGCGCCGCCTTCGCCCGCCAGGCCGCGGCCCTGCAGCCCCGGCTGGGAGCGCCGCCGGCGGCCCCGGTGGGGGGCTCGGGGCGAGCGGGGCCCCGCGTCCGCCAgacccagctgtggctgctgctgcgccGCTACGGTGCCGTCCTCGCCCGCCACTACGCCCGGGAGAGCCGCTACCGGCACCGGCTGAAGGAGCAGATCCAGAGGCAGGCGGAGCTGGCGGGCATCAACCTGGGCGTCCAGGACGTGGATCTGCTGGCCGAGAGCCCGCAGGGGCCTCGCATCGTCGGCCGCGACCTGGAGGAGCTCAGGGCCAAGCATCACCTGGGCCTGGCCCAGGCGCGGCAGCGGCAGCTGATGGAGCTGGAGGcgcagctgctggagctgcgcGGGCTGTTCGTGCagctggaggggctgctggcccagcagcacGGCGCTGCCGACAGCGTGGAGCAGCACGTCCTGCGCACCCTGGACTACGCGGCCCAGACGGGCGGCGGGGTGAAGAGAGCCGCCAAATACCAGCGGCCGTCGCGGCGCTCGGCCCTGCTCAGGGCGGccctcgggctctgctcctgctgcccctgcctgccctgccccggcCGGGGCCTGCGCtga